In Trifolium pratense cultivar HEN17-A07 linkage group LG7, ARS_RC_1.1, whole genome shotgun sequence, a genomic segment contains:
- the LOC123894223 gene encoding aminopeptidase M1 isoform X2 has protein sequence MDQFKGQPRLPKFAVPNRYDIRLKPDLIACRFSGSVSVNLDIVTATNFIVLNAAELSVTNDSVSFTNRDSSKVFKPSKVELFEDDEILVLEFSEQIPTGLGVLSIQFEGTLNDRMKGFYRSTYEHNGEKKNMAVTQFEPADARRCFPCWDEPACKATFKITLDVPSDLVALSNMPIAEEKIDNNLKTVAYQESPIMSTYLVAVVVGLFDYVEDHTPDGIKVRVYCQVGKANQGKFALDVAVKTLGIYKDYFDTPYTLPKLDMIAIPDFAAGAMENYGLVTYRETALLYDDQHSAAANKQRVAVVVAHELAHQWFGNLVTMEWWTHLWLNEGFATWVSYLAADGLFPDWKIWSQFLHECTDGLKLDGLAESHPIEVEINHAREIDEIFDAISYRKGASVIRMLQSYLGAQIFQRSLASYIKRHACSNAKTEDLWAALEEGSGEPVNKLMTSWTKQQGYPVVSVKLNNQNLEFDQSQFLSSGAQGEGHWIIPITLCFGSYDVRKNFLLQTKSETRDIKELLGSQVDGDKSANSWIKLNVDQAGFYRVKYDELLTAKLRYAVEKRLLSPSDRFGILDDSYALSMAGKESLTSLINLMGAYREEDDYTVLSNLITISHKVQRIAADAVPDLLEYFKLFFFKVFQYSAERLGWDPKPGESHDDALLRGEILTSLAQFGHDLTLDEASKRFQAFLEDRNTPLLPPDLRRAVYVAVMKRASKSNRSGYESLLKVYRETDLSQEKTRILGSLASSSDPELILEVLNFMLSSEVRSQDAVFGLSVNWEGRDVAWAWLKEHWEHIAKTYGSGFLVTRFVSAVVSPFASLEKAKEVEEFFASHPMPSIARTLKQSLERVHINANWVQNVQNEKSLADTVKELAYRNY, from the exons ATGGATCAATTCAAAGGACAACCTCGTCTCCCCAAATTCGCGGTTCCAAACCGTTACGACATTAGGCTCAAACCAGACCTCATCGCATGCCGTTTCTCTGGTTCCGTCTCCGTCAATCTCGACATCGTAACCGCTACCAATTTCATCGTTCTCAATGCCGCTGAACTCTCCGTCACTAACGACTCCGTTTCTTTCACCAACCGTGATTCCTCCAAG GTTTTTAAACCTTCCAAAGTTGAATTGTTTGAAGACGATGAAATTCTTGTGTTGGAGTTTTCAGAACAAATACCTACTGGATTGGGTGTATTGTCTATTCAGTTTGAAGGAACATTGAATGATAGAATGAAAGGTTTTTACAGAAg TACCTATGAGCATAATGGTGAGAAGAAGAATATGGCCGTTACCCAGTTTGAACCAGCTGATGCCAGACGTTGCTTTCCTTGTTGGGATGAACCTGCTTGCAAG GCTACTTTCAAGATCACATTGGATGTGCCTTCGGATCTTGTTGCTCTCTCCAACATGCCAATTGCTGAAGAAAAAATAGATAATAATCTAAAAACAGTTGCGTATCAAGAATCGCCAATCATGTCTACATATTTGGTTGCTGTCgttgttggtttgtttgattatgtggaagaTCATACTCCTGATG GGATCAAAGTTCGAGTGTATTGTCAAGTTGGTAAGGCAAACCAGGGGAAATTTGCACTTGATGTTGCTGTCAAAACTTTGGGGATATACAAGGA TTACTTCGACACTCCCTACACCTTGCCAAAATTGGATATGATCGCAATACCTGATTTTGCTGCTGGAGCCATGGAGAACTATGGTTTGGTTACATACCGGGAGACTGCTTTACTCTACGATGATCAGCATTCTGCCGCTGCTAACAAACAGAGG GTTGCAGTTGTTGTAGCTCATGAACTAGCACATCAGTGGTTTGGCAATCTTGTTACAATGGAGTGGTGGACACATTTATGGCTGAATGAGGGTTTTGCAACATGG GTGAGTTATTTAGCAGCTGATGGCTTGTTTCCAGATTGGAAAATATGGTCTCAATTTCTTCATGAATGTACCGACGGTCTTAAGTTGGATGGCCTTGCAGAATCCCACCCAATTGAG GTGGAGATCAATCATGCTCGCGAGattgatgaaatatttgatgCAATAAGTTATAGGAAAGGTGCATCTGTTATTAGGATGCTGCAAAGCTATCTTGGTGCTCAAATCTTTCAG AGGTCACTAGCTTCGTATATAAAAAGGCACGCTTGTTCAAATGCTAAGACTGAGGATCTATGGGCAGCACTTGAGGAAGGATCTGGTGAACCTGTGAATAAGTTAATGACCTCATGGACAAAGCAGCAAGGATATCCTGTTGTATCTGTTAAACTCAATAATCAGAATTTAGAGTTTGATCAG TCACAATTCTTGTCAAGTGGTGCTCAAGGAGAAGGCCATTGGATTATCCCAATAACACTATGCTTTGGCTCATACGATGTCCGCAAGAATTTCCTCTTGCAAACGAAATCTGAAACACGTGATATTAAAGAGTTACTGGGTTCCCAGGTTGATGGAGACAAGAGTGCAAATTCTTGGATTAAGCTTAATGTGGATCAGGCTGGTTTCTACAGGGTGAAGTATGATGAGTTGCTTACAGCTAAACTTAGATATGCCGTAGAAAAACGATTATTATCTCCATCAGACAGATTTG GAATTTTGGATGATTCATATGCACTTTCCATGGCTGGCAAAGAATCATTGACCTCCTTGATTAACTTGATGGGAGCTTATAGGGAGGAAGATGATTATACTGTGCTGTCTAACCTGATTACT ATAAGTCATAAAGTTCAACGTATTGCAGCTGATGCAGTTCCGGACTTGCTAGAATATTTCAAACTGTTCTTTTTTAAAGTTTTCCAGTACTCTGCGGA GAGGCTTGGTTGGGATCCTAAACCAGGAGAAAGTCATGATGATGCGTTGTTGAGAGGAGAAATTTTGACTTCCCTTGCTCAATTTGGACATGATCTGACACTGGATGAAGCAAGCAAGCGATTTCAGGCATTCTTAGAAGACAGAAATACTCCACTTCTTCCACCTGATTTAAGAAGG GCAGTTTATGTGGCTGTAATGAAACGGGCAAGCAAATCTAACAGATCGGGTTATGAATCTCTTCTGAAAGTATACAGAGAAACTGACCTAAGTCAGGAGAAAACACGTATTCTTG GCTCGCTGGCTTCTTCATCTGATCCAGAGCTAATTCTTGAAGTTCTTAACTTTATGTTGTCTTCGGAG GTTCGAAGTCAGGATGCTGTTTTTGGACTTTCTGTCAATTGGGAAGGAAGAGACGTGGCTTGGGCATGGCTTAAG GAACACTGGGAACACATCGCAAAAACTTATGGTTCTGGATTTTTAGTAACTCGCTTTGTCAGTGCAGTTGTCTCACCG TTTGCTTCTCTCGAGAAGGCCAAGGAAGTAGAGGAATTCTTTGCTAGCCATCCTATGCCCTCCATTGCTAGAACTTTAAAACAGAGCCTTGAGCGGGTTCATATAAATGCAAACTGGGTTCAGAATGTTCAGAATGAAAAGAGTCTGGCTGATACTGTAAAGGAGTTGGCATACAGGAATTACTAG
- the LOC123894223 gene encoding aminopeptidase M1 isoform X1: MDQFKGQPRLPKFAVPNRYDIRLKPDLIACRFSGSVSVNLDIVTATNFIVLNAAELSVTNDSVSFTNRDSSKVFKPSKVELFEDDEILVLEFSEQIPTGLGVLSIQFEGTLNDRMKGFYRSTYEHNGEKKNMAVTQFEPADARRCFPCWDEPACKATFKITLDVPSDLVALSNMPIAEEKIDNNLKTVAYQESPIMSTYLVAVVVGLFDYVEDHTPDGIKVRVYCQVGKANQGKFALDVAVKTLGIYKDYFDTPYTLPKLDMIAIPDFAAGAMENYGLVTYRETALLYDDQHSAAANKQRVAVVVAHELAHQWFGNLVTMEWWTHLWLNEGFATWVSCVAHISYCYNESCFLFLTIRNSYHFMIMISVLLFLMLFNFLYNHLIIFFCSFIFFRCGQVSYLAADGLFPDWKIWSQFLHECTDGLKLDGLAESHPIEVEINHAREIDEIFDAISYRKGASVIRMLQSYLGAQIFQRSLASYIKRHACSNAKTEDLWAALEEGSGEPVNKLMTSWTKQQGYPVVSVKLNNQNLEFDQSQFLSSGAQGEGHWIIPITLCFGSYDVRKNFLLQTKSETRDIKELLGSQVDGDKSANSWIKLNVDQAGFYRVKYDELLTAKLRYAVEKRLLSPSDRFGILDDSYALSMAGKESLTSLINLMGAYREEDDYTVLSNLITISHKVQRIAADAVPDLLEYFKLFFFKVFQYSAERLGWDPKPGESHDDALLRGEILTSLAQFGHDLTLDEASKRFQAFLEDRNTPLLPPDLRRAVYVAVMKRASKSNRSGYESLLKVYRETDLSQEKTRILGSLASSSDPELILEVLNFMLSSEVRSQDAVFGLSVNWEGRDVAWAWLKEHWEHIAKTYGSGFLVTRFVSAVVSPFASLEKAKEVEEFFASHPMPSIARTLKQSLERVHINANWVQNVQNEKSLADTVKELAYRNY; encoded by the exons ATGGATCAATTCAAAGGACAACCTCGTCTCCCCAAATTCGCGGTTCCAAACCGTTACGACATTAGGCTCAAACCAGACCTCATCGCATGCCGTTTCTCTGGTTCCGTCTCCGTCAATCTCGACATCGTAACCGCTACCAATTTCATCGTTCTCAATGCCGCTGAACTCTCCGTCACTAACGACTCCGTTTCTTTCACCAACCGTGATTCCTCCAAG GTTTTTAAACCTTCCAAAGTTGAATTGTTTGAAGACGATGAAATTCTTGTGTTGGAGTTTTCAGAACAAATACCTACTGGATTGGGTGTATTGTCTATTCAGTTTGAAGGAACATTGAATGATAGAATGAAAGGTTTTTACAGAAg TACCTATGAGCATAATGGTGAGAAGAAGAATATGGCCGTTACCCAGTTTGAACCAGCTGATGCCAGACGTTGCTTTCCTTGTTGGGATGAACCTGCTTGCAAG GCTACTTTCAAGATCACATTGGATGTGCCTTCGGATCTTGTTGCTCTCTCCAACATGCCAATTGCTGAAGAAAAAATAGATAATAATCTAAAAACAGTTGCGTATCAAGAATCGCCAATCATGTCTACATATTTGGTTGCTGTCgttgttggtttgtttgattatgtggaagaTCATACTCCTGATG GGATCAAAGTTCGAGTGTATTGTCAAGTTGGTAAGGCAAACCAGGGGAAATTTGCACTTGATGTTGCTGTCAAAACTTTGGGGATATACAAGGA TTACTTCGACACTCCCTACACCTTGCCAAAATTGGATATGATCGCAATACCTGATTTTGCTGCTGGAGCCATGGAGAACTATGGTTTGGTTACATACCGGGAGACTGCTTTACTCTACGATGATCAGCATTCTGCCGCTGCTAACAAACAGAGG GTTGCAGTTGTTGTAGCTCATGAACTAGCACATCAGTGGTTTGGCAATCTTGTTACAATGGAGTGGTGGACACATTTATGGCTGAATGAGGGTTTTGCAACATGGGTAAGTTGTGTGGCTCACATATCATATTGTTACAATGAgtcttgttttttgtttttgacaataaGAAATTCATATCATTTCATGATTATGATAAGCGTCTTGTTATTTTTAatgctttttaattttttatataaccATTTGATAATTTTCTTCTGTTCTTTCATATTCTTTCGGTGTGGTCAGGTGAGTTATTTAGCAGCTGATGGCTTGTTTCCAGATTGGAAAATATGGTCTCAATTTCTTCATGAATGTACCGACGGTCTTAAGTTGGATGGCCTTGCAGAATCCCACCCAATTGAG GTGGAGATCAATCATGCTCGCGAGattgatgaaatatttgatgCAATAAGTTATAGGAAAGGTGCATCTGTTATTAGGATGCTGCAAAGCTATCTTGGTGCTCAAATCTTTCAG AGGTCACTAGCTTCGTATATAAAAAGGCACGCTTGTTCAAATGCTAAGACTGAGGATCTATGGGCAGCACTTGAGGAAGGATCTGGTGAACCTGTGAATAAGTTAATGACCTCATGGACAAAGCAGCAAGGATATCCTGTTGTATCTGTTAAACTCAATAATCAGAATTTAGAGTTTGATCAG TCACAATTCTTGTCAAGTGGTGCTCAAGGAGAAGGCCATTGGATTATCCCAATAACACTATGCTTTGGCTCATACGATGTCCGCAAGAATTTCCTCTTGCAAACGAAATCTGAAACACGTGATATTAAAGAGTTACTGGGTTCCCAGGTTGATGGAGACAAGAGTGCAAATTCTTGGATTAAGCTTAATGTGGATCAGGCTGGTTTCTACAGGGTGAAGTATGATGAGTTGCTTACAGCTAAACTTAGATATGCCGTAGAAAAACGATTATTATCTCCATCAGACAGATTTG GAATTTTGGATGATTCATATGCACTTTCCATGGCTGGCAAAGAATCATTGACCTCCTTGATTAACTTGATGGGAGCTTATAGGGAGGAAGATGATTATACTGTGCTGTCTAACCTGATTACT ATAAGTCATAAAGTTCAACGTATTGCAGCTGATGCAGTTCCGGACTTGCTAGAATATTTCAAACTGTTCTTTTTTAAAGTTTTCCAGTACTCTGCGGA GAGGCTTGGTTGGGATCCTAAACCAGGAGAAAGTCATGATGATGCGTTGTTGAGAGGAGAAATTTTGACTTCCCTTGCTCAATTTGGACATGATCTGACACTGGATGAAGCAAGCAAGCGATTTCAGGCATTCTTAGAAGACAGAAATACTCCACTTCTTCCACCTGATTTAAGAAGG GCAGTTTATGTGGCTGTAATGAAACGGGCAAGCAAATCTAACAGATCGGGTTATGAATCTCTTCTGAAAGTATACAGAGAAACTGACCTAAGTCAGGAGAAAACACGTATTCTTG GCTCGCTGGCTTCTTCATCTGATCCAGAGCTAATTCTTGAAGTTCTTAACTTTATGTTGTCTTCGGAG GTTCGAAGTCAGGATGCTGTTTTTGGACTTTCTGTCAATTGGGAAGGAAGAGACGTGGCTTGGGCATGGCTTAAG GAACACTGGGAACACATCGCAAAAACTTATGGTTCTGGATTTTTAGTAACTCGCTTTGTCAGTGCAGTTGTCTCACCG TTTGCTTCTCTCGAGAAGGCCAAGGAAGTAGAGGAATTCTTTGCTAGCCATCCTATGCCCTCCATTGCTAGAACTTTAAAACAGAGCCTTGAGCGGGTTCATATAAATGCAAACTGGGTTCAGAATGTTCAGAATGAAAAGAGTCTGGCTGATACTGTAAAGGAGTTGGCATACAGGAATTACTAG
- the LOC123894222 gene encoding probable WRKY transcription factor 50, producing the protein MTEKNPIQPNSPDTDFINQWPMDLSEYLRFDDDDQWPDDDPEPFVSEHVINQDNQQANELLVGDFGGIESHLEGSSSRGFISEGERKEIRDKVAFKTKSEVEILDDGFKWRKYGKKMVKNSPNPRNYYRCSVDGCQVKKRVERDVDDPSYVITTYEGTHTHPSFH; encoded by the exons atgacaGAAAAAAATCCCATACAACCAAATTCACCTGACACCGATTTCATCAACCAGTGGCCTATGGACCTCTCTGAGTACTTGagatttgatgatgatgatcaatGGCCTGATGATGATCCAGAGCCATTTGTTTCTGAACATGTCATCAACCAAGATAATCAACAAGCCAATGAATTATTAGTAGGTGACTTTGGAGGAATTGAAAGCCATCTTGAGGGGTCTTCTAGCA GAGGTTTCATCAGTGAAGGTGAGAGGAAGGAAATTAGAGATAAAGTTGCATTCAAAACCAAGTCAGAGGTTGAAATTCTTGATGATGGATTCAAGTGGAGGAAATATGGAAAGAAGATGGTGAAAAACAGCCCCAATCCAAG GAACTACTATAGATGTTCCGTGGATGGATGTCAAGTGAAAAAGAGAGTTGAGAGAGATGTGGATGATCCGAGTTATGTAATAACAACCTACGAAGGCACACATACTCATCCAAGTTTTCACTAG
- the LOC123894221 gene encoding (S)-coclaurine N-methyltransferase-like isoform X2 has translation MEGMMQLPYNTTVKLMLGSLERNLLPDAVIRRLTRLLLATRLRSSYKSSSELQLSDLLQFAHSLQEMPIAVNTDIPKSQHYELPTSFFKLVLGKNLKYSSCYFSSASKTLEDAEEEMLKLYCERSNLKNGHTVLDVGCGWGSLTLYIAKNFSNSRVTGICNSTTQKAFIEEKCLELQLQNVDIIVADISTFEMEASYDRIFSIEMFEHMKNYKDLLKKISKWMKEDGLLFVHYFCHKTFAYHFEDKNEDDWITRYFFTGGTMPAANLLLYFQDDVTVINHWLVNGKHYAQTSEEWLKRMDKNMKSIKPIMESTYGKDSATKWTVYWRTFFIAVAELFGYNNGEEWMVAHFLFKKK, from the exons ATGGAAGGGATGATGCAGCTACCATACAACACAACGGTGAAGCTCATGCTTGGTTCATTGGAACGCAATCTTCTCCCTGATGCTGTCATTAGGAGACTCACGCGCTTGCTTTTGGCCACTCGCCTTCGCTCTTCTTACAAGTCTTCTTCTGAACTTCAGCTCTCTGATCTTCTCCAATTTGCACATT CTTTACAAGAGATGCCTATTGCTGTCAATACTGATATTCCAAAATCTCAACATTATGAATTACCAACCTCTTTCTTTAAGCTTGTTCTTGGAAAGAATCTCAAGTACAG TTCTTGTTATTTCTCTTCTGCCTCAAAGACATTGGAAGATGCTGAAGAAGAAATGTTGAAACTGTACTGTGAGAGATCAAACCTGAAAAATGGTCATACTGTTCTTGATGTCGGATGCGGTTGGGGATCACTGACTTTATACATTGCCAAGAATTTCAGTAATTCCAGGGTTACAGGAATCTGCAATTCCACCACTCAAAAAGCTTTTATCGAGGAGAAATGCCT GGAGCTGCAGCTGCAAAATGTGGATATCATTGTTGCAGACATTAGCACATTTGAAATGGAAGCTTCTTATGACAGAATATTTTCTATAGAAATGTTTGAG CATATGAAGAACTACAAAGATCTTCTCAAGAAGATATCCAAATGGATGAAAGAGGATGGTCTTTTATTTGTTCATTACTTCTGCCACAAAACATTTGCCTACCACTTTGAG GACAAAAATGAAGATGATTGGATCACAAGATACTTCTTCACTGGAGGAACTATGCCTGCTGCAAATCTACTTCTTTATTTTCAA GATGATGTTACTGTCATCAACCATTGGCTGGTAAACGGGAAACACTACGCACAGACCAG TGAAGAGTGGCTGAAAAGAATGGATAAGAACATGAAATCCATCAAGCCAATTATGGAATCAACATATGGCAAAGATTCAGCTACTAAATGGACTGTCTATTGGAGAACATTTTTCATAGCTGTAGCAGAACTTTTTGGATACAATAATGGCGAAGAATGGATGGTTGCACACtttcttttcaaaaagaaataa
- the LOC123894220 gene encoding 25S rRNA (cytosine-C(5))-methyltransferase NSUN5 codes for MRMKSMRKKKKGGATGGGGGEENELKAAKLKGAERSAYFARREAAKILRSVLEGDAKRRALASIKTLVYHPSVRNKKATFALICQTLKHLPIINDVLKSASILNTKWKRQQELVYIIVYDILFGQAVPLVGDAEKYLMRHKDALHLHLKKILSRRNVTTVKELFALHEVPDVSVPRNVRVNTLKLDVDSALVELRKDYSVQKDDLLPDLLILPPGTDLHDHPLVKNGSIFLQGKASSMVAPALSPEPGWEVLDACAAPGNKTVHLAALMKRKGRIIACELKKERIKRLNDSIKLSGASNIQVLNEDFLNINPKDPSYSKVKAILLDPSCSGSGTAASRLDHLLPSKVAGQDIDMERLNKLAAFQRKALQHAFNFPALERVVYSTCSINQIENEDVVKSVLPIAESHGFQLAKPFPEWQCRGLPVFEGSENFVRTDPAKHGEGFFIALFAKKDANLSVRSNKNDNRTLHGSTKTRNLRRKKPMFIHTNLFKMWFYGQLNRH; via the exons ATGAGAATGAAAAgtatgaggaagaagaagaagggtgGTGCCACTGGTGGTGGCGGCGGCGAAGAAAATGAACTGAAAGCGGCGAAGTTGAAAGGAGCAGAAAGATCAGCGTATTTCGCAAGGAGAGAAGCAGCGAAGATATTGAGAAGTGTTCTTGAAGGAGACGCTAAACGTCGTGCACTTGCTTCTATTAAAACCCTAGTTTATCATCCTTCTGTTAGAAACAAAAAAGCCACTTTTGCTCTCATATGTCAAACCCTCAAAC ATCTTCCCATTATCAATGATGTTTTGAAATCTGCTTCTATACTCAACACCAAGTGGAAG AGGCAACAAGAATTGGTCTATATAATTGTCTATGATATCCTTTTCGGCCAG GCAGTTCCACTGGTTGGTGATGCTGAGAAGTATCTCATGCGCCACAAGGATGCACTACATTTACATCTGAAAAAGATTCTGTCACGGAGAAATGTGACGACTGTTAAAGAGTTGTTTGCTCTACATGAAGTTCCTG ATGTTTCTGTACCTCGAAATGTTCGTGTGAATACACTTAAACTGGATGTTGATTCAGCCTTAGTTGAACTTCGGAAAGATTACTCg GTTCAAAAGGATGATTTACTGCCTGATTTGCTGATACTCCCTCCAGGAACTGATTTACATGATCATCCTCTTGTCAAGAACGGAAGCATATTTCTCCAA GGCAAGGCGAGTTCCATGGTGGCACCGGCTCTTAGCCCTGAACCAGGATGGGAG GTTCTTGATGCATGCGCAGCACCAGGCAACAAAACTGTCCACCTTGCAGCCCTTATGAAGAGAAAGGGTAGGATTATTGCATGTGAGCTGAAAAAAGAAAGGATTAAGCGCTTGAACGACAGTATAAAGCTATCTGGGGCTTCCA ACATACAGGTTCTCAACGAGGATTTCTTGAACATAAATCCCAAGGATCCTTCATACTCTAAG GTAAAAGCTATTCTTTTGGATCCTTCCTGCTCAGGTTCTGGTACTGCCGCTTCTAGGCTAGACCATCTTCTCCCATCTAAAGTAGCAG GTCAGGATATTGACATGGAAAGACTGAACAAGCTTGCAGCTTTTCAGAGAAAAGCTCTTCAGCATGCCTTCAATT TTCCAGCTTTGGAAAGAGTTGTGTACAGTACATGTTCAATAAACCAAATTGAGAATGAAGATGTTGTGAAATCAGTTCTGCCCATAGCTGAGTCACATGGATTCCAACTGGCGAAACCCTTCCCCGAGTGGCAGTGTCGCGGTCTTCCAGTGTTTGAAGGCT CTGAAAATTTTGTTCGGACAGATCCGGCCAAGCATGGTGAGGGTTTCTTCATTGCGTTGTTTGCCAAGAAAGATGCTAACCTTTCAGTGAGgtcaaataaaaatgataataggACTCTCCACGGTTCTACCAAAACTAGAAACTTGCGAAGGAAGAAACCAATGTTCATTCACACTAATCTGTTCAAAATGTGGTTTTATGGTCAACTGAACCGGCATTGA
- the LOC123894225 gene encoding uncharacterized protein At4g33100 has protein sequence MRGSKPSTSTSACAILRDAYHNCFHRWYTEKFVKGQYDKEECVSEWQKYRACLSEHLEDKKMIRILEGENVVVQDSAVASQ, from the exons ATGAGAGGTTCGAAGCCTTCAACTTCAACCTCTGCCTGTGCCATTCTTAGAGACGCATATCACAATTGCTTCCACAG GTGGTACACGGAGAAATTCGTCAAGGGTCAATATGACAAAGAAGAATGTGTCTCCGAATGGCAAAAATACAGAGCTTGTCTTTCt GAACATTTGGAAGATAAAAAAATGATTCGTATATTGGAAGGTGAAAACGTTGTTGTTCAAGACAGTGCTGTTGCTTCTCAGTGA
- the LOC123894221 gene encoding (S)-coclaurine N-methyltransferase-like isoform X1, whose product MEGMMQLPYNTTVKLMLGSLERNLLPDAVIRRLTRLLLATRLRSSYKSSSELQLSDLLQFAHSLQEMPIAVNTDIPKSQHYELPTSFFKLVLGKNLKYSSCYFSSASKTLEDAEEEMLKLYCERSNLKNGHTVLDVGCGWGSLTLYIAKNFSNSRVTGICNSTTQKAFIEEKCLELQLQNVDIIVADISTFEMEASYDRIFSIEMFEHMKNYKDLLKKISKWMKEDGLLFVHYFCHKTFAYHFEDKNEDDWITRYFFTGGTMPAANLLLYFQDDVTVINHWLVNGKHYAQTRFEYANLLNKLYFIHRLFVYKASLNLIIEANMNLCCSEEWLKRMDKNMKSIKPIMESTYGKDSATKWTVYWRTFFIAVAELFGYNNGEEWMVAHFLFKKK is encoded by the exons ATGGAAGGGATGATGCAGCTACCATACAACACAACGGTGAAGCTCATGCTTGGTTCATTGGAACGCAATCTTCTCCCTGATGCTGTCATTAGGAGACTCACGCGCTTGCTTTTGGCCACTCGCCTTCGCTCTTCTTACAAGTCTTCTTCTGAACTTCAGCTCTCTGATCTTCTCCAATTTGCACATT CTTTACAAGAGATGCCTATTGCTGTCAATACTGATATTCCAAAATCTCAACATTATGAATTACCAACCTCTTTCTTTAAGCTTGTTCTTGGAAAGAATCTCAAGTACAG TTCTTGTTATTTCTCTTCTGCCTCAAAGACATTGGAAGATGCTGAAGAAGAAATGTTGAAACTGTACTGTGAGAGATCAAACCTGAAAAATGGTCATACTGTTCTTGATGTCGGATGCGGTTGGGGATCACTGACTTTATACATTGCCAAGAATTTCAGTAATTCCAGGGTTACAGGAATCTGCAATTCCACCACTCAAAAAGCTTTTATCGAGGAGAAATGCCT GGAGCTGCAGCTGCAAAATGTGGATATCATTGTTGCAGACATTAGCACATTTGAAATGGAAGCTTCTTATGACAGAATATTTTCTATAGAAATGTTTGAG CATATGAAGAACTACAAAGATCTTCTCAAGAAGATATCCAAATGGATGAAAGAGGATGGTCTTTTATTTGTTCATTACTTCTGCCACAAAACATTTGCCTACCACTTTGAG GACAAAAATGAAGATGATTGGATCACAAGATACTTCTTCACTGGAGGAACTATGCCTGCTGCAAATCTACTTCTTTATTTTCAA GATGATGTTACTGTCATCAACCATTGGCTGGTAAACGGGAAACACTACGCACAGACCAGGTTTGAATATGCTAATTTGCTCAATAAGTTATATTTCATCCATAGGTTATTTGTTTACAAAGCAAGTTTGAACCTTATCATTGAAGCAAACATGAATTTATGTTGCAGTGAAGAGTGGCTGAAAAGAATGGATAAGAACATGAAATCCATCAAGCCAATTATGGAATCAACATATGGCAAAGATTCAGCTACTAAATGGACTGTCTATTGGAGAACATTTTTCATAGCTGTAGCAGAACTTTTTGGATACAATAATGGCGAAGAATGGATGGTTGCACACtttcttttcaaaaagaaataa